The Thermococcus sp. region ATTCCCTCCGGCCAATTCCAACATGGAAGCAAATAAAGAGGTGATGCGGAGTGGAGTGGAAGTCACTCTTCATAGGGCTCCTCATAGGGGCGCTCATAGCCGTTCCCCTGGGGATGGCACAGGGCGGAGGATTCAACATAGCCGAGAAAACCGGCCCGCGCCCGGGCTTCGGTTCCATGAGGAGCTACGGCATGAGCATGATGGACGGGCACGAGGAGATGGAGGATTACATGGCGGGCGGGGACTTCACTGAAATCCACGAGGATATGGAGGCCGAGATGAAGGAACATATGGGCCTTAACTGGGAAGAGATGAGGGAGAGACACGAGGCCTGCGAGAGGTACATGGGAATCGAAGAAGGGGGAGAGTGATTAGCCTTAGTGGGAGTGCCCGCTTTCATTTTCTCCCGTTTCCAAGCTGAGCTTTTCCAAGTTTTCCCTGGTTCTCTTGAACTCCCTCAGGCAGGTCGGACAGCAGAAGAAGTAGACCCTGTTGCGGTATTTGTAGACTATCGGCTCGCCGACGATCTCCTTTCCGCAGTAGTCGCATTTGAAGGGCACCTTTACCTTGGGAGGGCTTTCCCTCGTGGTGCTCTCCAGGATGGGCATTATCTCGATGACCTCAAAGCCAGCCCCCTCGATCACCTTTCTGAGCTCCTCCATGTTCTCGACGGCCACCTTGATGAGGTACTTCTTACTGGTAAAGCGGTTTATCTCGATTATCTCCTCGAACTCGCTCATCCTCCTCGGTTCATCGGTCTTCACGATGAGCGCAACAACGTTGTGCGCCCTCAGCAGCTCGGGGTTTAGCTTTATCGTGAAGCCTTGGATTATTCCCTTCTTCTGGAGCTTTTCAAGCCTCGCCCGGACGGTGGGCCTGCTAACTCCAAGTCTCTCGGCCAGCTCCGAAACACTCATCCGGGAGTTGTCCATGAGGAGGTAGATAATCTTCAAATCAACTTCATCAACTTTCATAACTGATCACTGGCGAGGTTTGGTTGTTCAAACCATAAAAACCTCTCGTATTGCTTTCGATGGAGTGAGTTAAAGCTGGAAGCCTCCAAAGCTTCGGTTGGTTGGGGAAGCTATCTGTGAACTCCTCAGCAAGGTTCCTGAGAACGCGGGCGACTCTGCGGTCATGGGAAATCCGCTACTGTTTAGAACTGTTGGAGGATTATTGCATCCTTCCTCGAAGGTCAGGTTTTGTGAAGAAAAAGTAAAAACGCCTTTGGGGTAACTATAATTAAGGAGATGCCGGATGGAGGTGCCGAGGTTACTCAAGCTCCTCTCCAACGAGGTCAACCTTCAGATACTTTCCGTCCTCAGAACAGGTTCGTTCAACCCCCGCGAGCTGGCAAGGATTCTCCAGAGGGATGAGAGCGACGTTTCACGGCGCCTCAGGGCCCTTGAGCGAGCTGGACTGGTCGAGGGGAGATGGGTGAGGGTCGGGGGCAAGAACGTCAGGATGTACTCCCTGAGGGTTGATGGGATTAGCATACGCTTCCAGCCCGGTGGCGTTTCCCTGGAGAGCTCGAAAAGCGGGGAGTACAGCTTCCTGACTGTGAAGAGCGGGACTCCAGAGGTTGAAGATTTCTTCGGCAGGGAGAGGGAAATTCAGCTTCTCCGCTCTTCACCTGAAAGGGTAATCGCCGTTTATGGCATAGCCGGGATAGGGAAGACGAGCTTGGCCGTCAAAGCTTTTCCTGAGGCATTCTGGTATCAGGCCGAGGAAACGGAAGGCTTTGACTACTTCGTATGGCAGCTGGGCATTCACCTCAACGCCCTTGGCTTCCCCCAACTCCTCGAATACCTCCGCGCCGGCGGGAGGAATGAGAGGGACGAGTTCGAGCTCGCCCTCAGGGGAATCGAGGAGACGGGGACGACCGTCGTAATAGACGACCTCCACAGGTGCGGGGACGAGAAGATGGGCCGCTTCCTAACGTTTCTCGCCGAGGGGCTGAAAAACGGGAAAGTTATCCTTCTGTCGAGGGAAAAGCCCTCCCTCGGTGCCGAAAACGTCCTCTACATCAGGCTCGAAGGCCTCGACGTCGAGAGCGCCTACAGGCTCTTCGAGGCGAGGGGTGGAAAGGTCGACCCAAGGGAGTTCGCCGAGGTCTACAGGCTTACGAGGGGGCATCCCCTGGCGATAGTGCTCTTCGCCCAGGCTTCCTCCTCGGGGGTTGACGCCAGCGGGAACTTCTTCGACTTCCTGATGAGCGAGGTTTACGGCAGGCTGACCGAGAAGGAGAGGCTGCTCCTTCAGATTCTCTCCCTCTTCGATGAACCCCTCGAATACGAGGCGATAAAAGCCCTCTACCCTGGGAGGAACGTCTTTGCCCCCCTCTACGCCCTCGCCAGAAAGGGGCTCGTCGAGAGGAGGGGGGAGCTCTACTTCATCCACGACCTGATAAGGGGCTTCATCGAGAGGGTCAGAGAGGTTGAGCCGGCGGATTACTACGGGGCCTACATAGATTACCTCCTCAGAAAGGGGAGTGCGAGGGACTTCCTGAGGGCCTTTAAATACGCCGTTCTGCTCGGGGATGAAGGGAGGATAACGGCCATTATCGAGGAGAGGCTGAGGAGGTTCAAGAGGGTCGTTCAGGACTTTCAGGGGGCTTACCTCTCGCTCCTATCAAAGGCCCCACAGATACCTCAGGTCAGGGCCGAGATTGGAACGGTTTATTTCCAGAGGGGGTTCTTCGAGAAGGCCCTGGGGATATGGCTCGACGTTGAGGATAAGCTCGACGGAATATTCAGGGCCGACGTTCTTAGCTCAATAGCGGACGTTTACCTTGAGCTGAACGACTTTGAAAAGGCCGAGGAGTACTTAGGGAAGCTCAAAGAAATCGTCGGGAAAAACCCGGACCCCGAGGTGGAGCTCTGGTACTATGTCATCAAGACGAAGCTCCACTACTACCGCGGTGAGGTGGAGGAGGGACTTGAGAGTGCCTTTAAAGAGCTTGATGTGCTCAAAAGGCTGGGACACTATCCAGAGCTCGAAGCCCTCGTTTACCTTCATATAGGCGACATCTACTCCGAGATGGAGCGACCTGAGGAGGCTATCCGCTACTACCTTCTGGCCCTTCAGGTGGCGAAGGCCTACAGCCTGAGCTTCCTTGAGCACACCTGCTACATGGAGCTTACCAAGGCCTACTTCCACATAGGTGAATACGAAAAGGCCGTTGAGGAAGGGGACAGGGCGATCGATTACTTTACCCGCATCAGGAACTACAGGAGGGCTGTAGACACGTTAGGCTACCATTTTTTGGCACTCATTGGACTCGGTGAGCTGGAAAAGGCCGAGGAGGATGCGAAGGAAATGCTGAGAATGGGCCAGGGGAGCAATTATCCCCTCGCATGGGCGGGCTACATCTTCCTGGCGGTCATCGAGAAGCTGAGGGGAGGCAACTGGAAGGAGTACCTCCGCCTCGGTAGGGAGAGGCTGGGGGATTACCCCTGGCTCTACGAGGCCGTGCTGGAGGAGACGGCCAGGGTTGTGGACGTCGAGGAGCTTAAGGAAAAGTGAGAAAAAAGCAGGATCAGTCAATCCACTCGACGAGCTTCCTGACTGCTTCCCTTAACCTCTTTTCGTCCTCTTCCGTTGGTCTGCCCCTGCTCTCTACTGTATCAACGAGGTCGAACTTGCTCCTCGCTATGAGGGTCTCTATTTTCTTGCCCGCGACTCCGCCCCAGCCAAAGGCACCGACGATAAGGACGGGCTTCTCGTAGTTGGCCTTGTCGAGTATCTCGTAGAGGGTGTAGCGTATCCTTGGATGTATCTCTGCCTCGTAGGTGGAGGCGCCGATGATTACCGCCTCGCTGTCCGGAACCTCGCCGAGGATGTCGCTCACCGCTGGAGCCTCCTTGTCGGTGAAGCGGTAAACTACTGGCTTCTTGCCGAGCTTCTTGAGTTCATCGATAACGATGTTCATCCTCCTCTCGACGAAGCCGTACATCGAGTCGTAGACAATCAATACTTTATCCTTGGTTGGGATTCCCGCTCCAACGCGCTCGTAGTGCTCAAATATTTTCATCGGGTTCTTGCACCATGCGAGGCCGTGGCCCGGCAGTATCATTTTTGCCTCTTCAACGATGCCGAGTTCCTTGAGCTTCTTGATGTTCTGGACGATGTACTTGTGGTAGTGGCCGATGACGGTGACGATGTACTTCGTGACGTGCGGGAGGTACTCTTCGATGACCCTCTCGTCGCTGTCGTCTATCGTCTCCGGAATGCCGTAGCCGCCGCCGGCGTCGCAGGAGAAGATGAGCTTATCTTCAACCACGTAGGTTATCATAGTGTCCGGCCAGTGGAGCCAGGGAACGGCTATGAAGCGGAAGGTCTTGCCACCTATCTTCATTTCCTCCCCGTCCTTGACGACCCTGAAGTTCTTCACGACCTCCTCACCGTAGAAGCCCTGGAGGAGGTTCCTCGCGAAGGCCGTCCCGATAACCATCGCCTTGTAACCGTTCTCCTTGAGGAGCTTCGGTAGCGCTCCGCTGTGATCCGGCTCGGTGTGGTGGACTATGATGTGGGTTATCTCCTTCGGGTCAACGAGCTTTTTCAGCGCGTCTATGAACATGTCGGTGTAGTCGGCTTTGGTCGCGTCGAAGAGAACGACGGCATCTTTCAGCTTCATCAGGTAGGCGTTGTAGGTTATCCCCTCTGGGATGTCCCAGGTTGCCTCGAAGTAGCGTATCCTGTCATCGTCAACCCTGATGATGTAGAGCTCCGGGTCTGTGCAGAGCTTTTCAACCCTAACTTCTGGCATGATATCACCGATGGTGGTTGGGGAGGGGGGATAAAAAGGTTTTGAAAAGGCTTACTTCCTCCTGAGCAGGGGCAGTAAAACAAGGAGCAACGTTAAGGCCGGACCGCAGATGCCTCCGCTTTTGGTGGAGGATGCTGCATTACTGCCGGTCTCTGGCGCTTTAGAGTGGGTCGTTGTGGATGTTCCTGACTTCGATGCGGTCGTGGGCTGGGTCGTTGAGGGAGTTGAGGTTTGCGTCGGTGTTGGCTGAACCTCTGTGAAGTTTACCTTGCCCTTAACGAAGTCAACGGATAGGATTATTTTCTCCCCTGGCTTCAGGCTAACGTTCCGCTCGTAGGAGAGCATCTTCCTGACTCCCGAGCCCGCTGGTTCGAGGTAAAGGGTATGGTTGCCGGGCACTACGTACTCAACATGGGGTGATGTGAGTGTAGTTACCTTCATTGTCCCATCTATTCCGAGATTGAACTTCTCTGGATTGGTTCTTATCTCGATGATGCCCGGTGGGCAGAGGGTTCTCTCCTTAACGTCCCTCTCCACCGCTGAAACGCTGAACTCCACGAACTCTAAGTTGAGGTTCCTCTCACCACCGTCGGTTGCCTTCGTGAAGAGGTTACCAGCTTTAAGTGAGACGTCAATCCTCCGGGGGTGGAGGATTGGGCAGGTTGCGTTTGCAGAGCCGTTTTTCGGTATCACCGTCACGAAGATGTCGGATTTGCCGCTGGTCAGGCCTTCTTCCTGAACGGTTCCGGTCACTAGGAGTCCGTCCTTCCAGTTGGCAATCCCCGAGGGATACGTACTCCCAGGGTTTATACCCTAGTAAGCGTTGGTCCAGATTGGATTTCCAGAGCCATCGAGGGCCATTATTATTCCCTTTACACTGCCCCCGCCGGCCATGTAAATCGCTTCATCGTCCGTCGCGACATCGGACGGGATGAAGTTGATGTTCTTTGCCCACACAAGCCTTCCGCTGGAGTCTATTCTGATGACGTAGTTTCCGATGCTCGTTGCCACGATTACGGCACCGTCTTTGAAGGGTTCCGCATCAACAACCCTCCAGTCCCTCTGGTTGTTCCGGGGTAGGATTTCCTCCTGCCACAGAAGGTTTCCCGACCCGTCAATCCCCAGAACCCACACTTTCCACGAAACTAAATCAGGGCTCTCGAAGCTGGTCGTTGTGCCCACTACAATGTATCCTCCGGGAACCTTCACGGCCCTTTTTGGCCGAGTCGTAGTAGTCACCACCGTAAACCCTGACCCACTCAACGTTTCCTTCCGGGCCAATCTTCGTCACGAGAATGTCATGGGGTTCATCGCCCTTCCACACTGAGCCAACTGCCAGACCGTCGGAGATGGAATTGAAGTAGCCGCTGTAGTCTTTCAGGATGAGGGCCTTTTTGACCTTCCCGTCGAGCCCAAGGTACAGGATGAACGGCTTTTTGGAGCCCCCCTTCTTATACTCCCCGACCACTATTATGCCGTCTTTTCCGAACTCAATCCCCCTGGCGTCCAAGGTTCCTTCCTCAGTTCTGAGGTTCCTTCTCCATACCAGCGTATCCGGGGCCGTGAAGAGAAGGATGGAAGCGCTGGAGTATCTCTCCCCCAAAACCTCGCCTAAGACTGCAAATTCCCCGTTTTTTCCCGCCGAAACGGCCCTAACTGAGAACCATGCGTTTGCCTCCCCGTACAGCTTCATAGCTGGAAAGGCCGTGACGCTTCCGGAGAGAAATACGAGGAGGATGAGGGCAACGGCTGCGCTCCTCCTCAATGTGAACACCCGTGTTAAATTTACAACTTCCTTTTATTTGAGATTTTCTTCAATGCTCGTTTAAACGGCCAGAATGTGAGTCCAACGCTAAACACCGTTTCGGGTCTGGAGGGCATTGAAACCGGTATATTGAACAAAAATTCAAAAGGAAAGGATTCAGGTCTTCTTCCCCTCGAAGAACCTCTCCACGAGCTCAAGCTTTGGCATCCTCTTCCAGAGGGGGGTTTTGTCCCTCCTGTATGCAGGAACCATCTCCTCGAAGGACGGCTTCTCGTTGATGTAGAACACCCCGAGCGGGAGCGGGTCGCTCTCCAAAGCGCGCCTGAAGGCTGTCTCCCTGTCATAGGGATCGTGATCTTCCATCCAGTAGGTGTGCTCCCTGTACCAGGCGTAGGTGTTCACCTTGTTGAAGCTCACACACGGGTGAAGGATGTCCACTATCGCGAGGCCTTTATGCCTTATAGCGCGCTTTATTATCTCGACGCTCTCCTTGAAGTAGCCCATAAAGGTTCTGGCAACGAAGGAAGCATCCATAGCCACCGCGAGTGCCACCGGGTTGAAGGGCTCTTCAAGCACTCCCCACGGCTGTGTTGGCGTCTTAACTCCCTTCATCGTCGTCGGGGACGCCTGTCCCTTGGTGAGGCCATATATTTGGTTGTCGTGGATTAGGACGGTTATGTCGGGGTTCCTCCTTATCGCATGAAGAAGGTGGTTCCCGCCCTCGGCGTACATATCCCCATCTCCACCTTCCGCTATTACCGTCAGTTCAGGGTTTGCCGCCTTGACCCCGGTAGCTATCGGTATCGCCCTTCCGTGGAGTGTGTGGTAGCCGTTGGCGTTGAGGTAGTGGGGCATCTTCGCGGCCTGGCCAATTCCGCTGATTATCGCGACTTCGCTCGGCTTTAACCCGAGCTCGGCTAGAGCGGATATGAGTATGTTCCTTATGCCGAAGTTACCGCAACCTGGGCACCAGGCGATGTCCTTACTACCGGGCCTCTTCGGCTCAAAAAGCTCCCTTCCCGTGGGAAGCTGGACGTTCATTCTACCACCTCCTTGAGGGCATCCAAAACCTCTTCAACCGAGAATGGCCTCCCGTCGTACTTCAGAACCCTGTGATCTGCCTTAACGCCGAGTTCCTTCCACAGCAAATCCGCGAACTGGCCGGTGACGTTGTTCTCCACCACTATCACCTTCTTCCCTTCGAAGAACTTCTTCGTCTCTGGATTG contains the following coding sequences:
- a CDS encoding TRASH domain-containing protein, which translates into the protein MKVDEVDLKIIYLLMDNSRMSVSELAERLGVSRPTVRARLEKLQKKGIIQGFTIKLNPELLRAHNVVALIVKTDEPRRMSEFEEIIEINRFTSKKYLIKVAVENMEELRKVIEGAGFEVIEIMPILESTTRESPPKVKVPFKCDYCGKEIVGEPIVYKYRNRVYFFCCPTCLREFKRTRENLEKLSLETGENESGHSH
- a CDS encoding helix-turn-helix domain-containing protein, producing the protein MEVPRLLKLLSNEVNLQILSVLRTGSFNPRELARILQRDESDVSRRLRALERAGLVEGRWVRVGGKNVRMYSLRVDGISIRFQPGGVSLESSKSGEYSFLTVKSGTPEVEDFFGREREIQLLRSSPERVIAVYGIAGIGKTSLAVKAFPEAFWYQAEETEGFDYFVWQLGIHLNALGFPQLLEYLRAGGRNERDEFELALRGIEETGTTVVIDDLHRCGDEKMGRFLTFLAEGLKNGKVILLSREKPSLGAENVLYIRLEGLDVESAYRLFEARGGKVDPREFAEVYRLTRGHPLAIVLFAQASSSGVDASGNFFDFLMSEVYGRLTEKERLLLQILSLFDEPLEYEAIKALYPGRNVFAPLYALARKGLVERRGELYFIHDLIRGFIERVREVEPADYYGAYIDYLLRKGSARDFLRAFKYAVLLGDEGRITAIIEERLRRFKRVVQDFQGAYLSLLSKAPQIPQVRAEIGTVYFQRGFFEKALGIWLDVEDKLDGIFRADVLSSIADVYLELNDFEKAEEYLGKLKEIVGKNPDPEVELWYYVIKTKLHYYRGEVEEGLESAFKELDVLKRLGHYPELEALVYLHIGDIYSEMERPEEAIRYYLLALQVAKAYSLSFLEHTCYMELTKAYFHIGEYEKAVEEGDRAIDYFTRIRNYRRAVDTLGYHFLALIGLGELEKAEEDAKEMLRMGQGSNYPLAWAGYIFLAVIEKLRGGNWKEYLRLGRERLGDYPWLYEAVLEETARVVDVEELKEK
- a CDS encoding FprA family A-type flavoprotein; amino-acid sequence: MPEVRVEKLCTDPELYIIRVDDDRIRYFEATWDIPEGITYNAYLMKLKDAVVLFDATKADYTDMFIDALKKLVDPKEITHIIVHHTEPDHSGALPKLLKENGYKAMVIGTAFARNLLQGFYGEEVVKNFRVVKDGEEMKIGGKTFRFIAVPWLHWPDTMITYVVEDKLIFSCDAGGGYGIPETIDDSDERVIEEYLPHVTKYIVTVIGHYHKYIVQNIKKLKELGIVEEAKMILPGHGLAWCKNPMKIFEHYERVGAGIPTKDKVLIVYDSMYGFVERRMNIVIDELKKLGKKPVVYRFTDKEAPAVSDILGEVPDSEAVIIGASTYEAEIHPRIRYTLYEILDKANYEKPVLIVGAFGWGGVAGKKIETLIARSKFDLVDTVESRGRPTEEDEKRLREAVRKLVEWID
- a CDS encoding thiamine pyrophosphate-dependent enzyme; the protein is MNVQLPTGRELFEPKRPGSKDIAWCPGCGNFGIRNILISALAELGLKPSEVAIISGIGQAAKMPHYLNANGYHTLHGRAIPIATGVKAANPELTVIAEGGDGDMYAEGGNHLLHAIRRNPDITVLIHDNQIYGLTKGQASPTTMKGVKTPTQPWGVLEEPFNPVALAVAMDASFVARTFMGYFKESVEIIKRAIRHKGLAIVDILHPCVSFNKVNTYAWYREHTYWMEDHDPYDRETAFRRALESDPLPLGVFYINEKPSFEEMVPAYRRDKTPLWKRMPKLELVERFFEGKKT